A section of the Verrucomicrobium sp. GAS474 genome encodes:
- a CDS encoding major capsid protein has translation MPDLNLLDIVRLNNGDAVTGLVESAVTSKVELDLFPAVSRAGTSFQVSRRTALPPVNFAKPGGGVPTSKSTIVLDDHEMFYMEAQLEVPNGIIAAQKRSVGDVLAIESEGTLKSAFYRLTQQMYYGSKAVGTGKGDAGVVSDALGYPGAIQIINGDTDYWIKGGGASGSSTSLFLFCLHEQGAHLSVGQDGNMTLTPWIQQQIALANGNKTMAQVASFMGWFGMSVVNQFSVYRISGLDGTTGNTLTDDLIAQLVQKIPTEYRVNMHAFTSRAGARQLQVSRSSIKNQPADSTGKVGWSPAPTESNDVPLHVTEAIVATESNA, from the coding sequence ATGCCCGACCTGAATCTCCTCGATATCGTGCGACTCAACAACGGCGATGCCGTCACCGGCCTCGTCGAGTCCGCCGTCACCTCCAAGGTGGAGCTTGATCTCTTCCCCGCCGTCTCCCGCGCCGGAACCTCCTTCCAGGTTTCCCGCCGGACCGCCCTGCCGCCCGTCAACTTCGCCAAGCCCGGCGGCGGCGTTCCCACCTCGAAGTCGACGATCGTCCTCGACGACCATGAGATGTTCTACATGGAAGCCCAGCTGGAGGTTCCGAACGGCATCATCGCCGCGCAGAAGCGCAGCGTCGGCGATGTCCTCGCCATCGAGTCCGAGGGCACCCTCAAGTCGGCCTTCTACCGCCTCACCCAGCAGATGTACTACGGCAGCAAGGCCGTTGGCACTGGCAAGGGCGACGCGGGTGTCGTCTCCGACGCGCTCGGCTATCCCGGCGCGATCCAGATCATCAACGGCGATACCGATTACTGGATCAAGGGCGGCGGGGCCTCGGGCTCCAGCACCTCCCTCTTCCTCTTTTGCCTCCACGAGCAGGGGGCGCACCTCTCCGTCGGCCAGGACGGCAACATGACGCTGACTCCCTGGATTCAGCAGCAGATCGCCCTCGCGAACGGCAACAAGACGATGGCGCAGGTCGCCAGCTTCATGGGCTGGTTCGGCATGAGCGTCGTCAATCAGTTCTCGGTCTACCGGATCTCGGGCCTCGACGGCACCACGGGGAACACCCTCACGGACGATCTCATTGCCCAGCTCGTCCAGAAGATCCCGACCGAATACCGGGTCAACATGCACGCCTTCACCAGCCGTGCCGGTGCCCGTCAGCTCCAGGTCAGCCGCAGCTCGATCAAGAACCAGCCCGCCGACAGCACCGGCAAGGTTGGCTGGTCCCCCGCGCCGACCGAATCGAACGACGTCCCCCTTCACGTCACCGAGGCCATCGTCGCCACGGAATCCAACGCCTAA